A region from the Metarhizium brunneum chromosome 7, complete sequence genome encodes:
- the lepB_6 gene encoding Transcription factor lepE, protein MGRSQGSSRQRIPRPDLKKRRPPVACIPCYRRKVKCGREVPVCRRCVQSGHEHECHYRNSSPANLPQSSLPQPGDAVPVALPRHVEGPQPDGRDQSAQAFAQETSGPPQTISSRGMIHFKGRATSTRFYGFSYHLNLYQRFAHLPRYISQVKAQYPLINQLRDDIFVKLSRKPASGHNNQAQVDVQSLVNLVPPQEVVDVLVQAYLDYVEITHRVLHIPSFYRQYNRYWETSEETSENFLVQLCLIMAIASATRHEAATLVASPEPIEMAKKWIQAAEIWLNSQHTISVESLPSLQTQCLLLIARRANYIHETGLWASTGALIRWAMAAGYHREVGPEAPISPFHREMRRRLWATITELDLLAAMERGMPPSIRQDEFNTQAPANESDEVLTPSSTQEVTSQPLCTWTNSSFQVLLRQSYTTRSEICAMVNGCQNNSEMDRILAFADSLTQSLQKVPGWSKSHVGTPKHSVMVHLETSLSIILNQYLLLVHVPAAIQTPPTATSAVCRRARLDTAVVILSQYRSLNQQRLVTETACRVGLLFAAMNLCHELYLGFNDSSSSVISSMPELVEPFISLVEHAWRIVERRVTSTLEGVSDYYVLSMIIGLVKSLYIPTSSATWAKDVGEKVVRVSRVVHDALHRCPTTSINQASEPNSTAARDHDADFFHTLIPDDMDFLLQDFNFGSFVEGPDTEASHVPLFSWNA, encoded by the exons ATGGGCCGAAGTCAGGGTTCATCTCGCCAACGGATTCCCCGGCCGGACTTGAAGAAGCGGCGTCCGCCAGTCGCTTGCATTCCATGCTACCGCCGAAAGGTGAAATGCGGGCGAGAAGTTCCCGTGTGTCGCCGCTGCGTCCAGAGTGGTCACGAGCACGAGTGCCATTACAGGAACAGCTCTCCTGCAAATTTACCGCAATCGTCTTTACCGCAGCCTGGAGATGCTGTTCCAGTAGCATTGCCGAGGCATGTTGAAGGTCCGCAGCCAGACGGGCGAGACCAGTCGGCGCAGGCATTCGCGCAAGAGACGAGCGGTCCTCCGCAGACAATCTCGTCCAGAGGCATGATACACTTCAAAGGTCGAGCAACATCAACTAGATTCTACGGCTTCAGCTACCACTTGAATCTCTACCAGCGG TTTGCCCATCTGCCGCGATACATTTCTCAAGTGAAAGCCCAGTATCCTCTCATCAACCAGCTGCGCGATGACATCTTTGTCAAACTCAGTAGAAAGCCGGCGAGCGGTCACAATAATCAGGCGCAGGTTGATGTACAGAGCCTGGTGAATCTGGTTCCTCCACAAGAAGTGGTGGACGTCCTGGTACAAGCCTATCTTGACTATGTCGAGATCACCCATCGTGTTCTTCACATCCCATCTTTTTATCGTCAGTACAACCGCTACTGGGAGACTTCTGAAGAAACATCGGAAAATTTTCTAGTCCAGCTATGTCTCATAATGGCCATCGCATCGGCTACGCGACATGAGGCTGCCACGCTGGTCGCGAGCCCAGAACCCATTGAAATGGCAAAAAAATGGATTCAAGCCGCCGAAATCTGGCTAAATTCTCAGCACACTATCTCTGTGGAAAGTTTGCCCTCGTTACAAACTCAATGTCTACTGCTGATTGCCAGGAGGGCAAACTATATCCACGAGACAGGGCTCTGGGCGTCGACGGGGGCATTAATACGGtgggcaatggcagcagggTATCACCGGGAAGTTGGGCCAGAGGCTCCAATCTCACCATTTCATCGTGAGATGCGGCGAAGGCTGTGGGCGACGATAACTGAGCTTGACTTgctggccgccatggagCGCGGAATGCCCCCTAGCATCCGACAGGATGAGTTTAATACGCAGGCACCAGCAAACGAAAGTGATGAAGTGTTGACTCCGTCAAGCACCCAAGAAGTGACGTCTCAGCCGCTTTGCACGTGGACGAACTCTTCGTTCCAGGTACTTCTACGACAATCATATACTACTCGATCTGAGATCTGTGCCATGGTAAACGGCTGCCAGAATAATAGCGAGATGGATCGAATCCTAGCCTTTGCGGATTCATTAACTCAGTCTTTGCAAAAAGTGCCAGGGTGGAGTAAGTCGCATGTAGGTACTCCAAAACACTCGGTGATGGTGCATTTGGAGACGTCACTGAGCATCATCTTGAACCAATATCTTCTGCTGGTCCATGTTCCTGCCGCCATTCAAACGCCGCCAACTGCCACCTCGGCAGTGTGCCGCCGAGCAAGGCTGGACACGGCCGTCGTGATTTTAAGTCAGTATCGCTCGCTTAACCAGCAACGGCTCGTTACAGAAACAGCTTGTCGAGTGGGACTCCTCTTCGCTGCAATGAACCTTTGCCATGAGCTATACCTTGGCTTTAATGACTCAT CATCGAGTGTTATTTCATCCATGCCAGAACTCGTCGAGCCATTCATATCACTAGTGGAACACGCCTGGCGAATCGTGGAAAGGCGAGTCACGTCAACACTAGAAGGCGTAAGCGATTACTACGTTTTGTCCATGATCATCGGGCTAGTCAAGTCGCTGTATATTCCAACATCTTCGGCTACCTGGGCCAAAGATGTTGGCGAGAAAGTGGTACGTGTGAGCAGAGTCGTTCATGACGCCCTTCACAGATGTCCAACTACTTCAAT AAACCAGGCCAGTGAGCCAAACTCTACTGCAGCTCGTGACCACGACGCGGATTTCTTTCACACTCTT ATACCCGATGATATGGACTTTCTCCTACAGGATTTCAATTTTGGTTCCTTTGTAGAAGGACCCGACACTGAGGCGTCCCATGTTCCATTGTTTTCATGGAATGCGTGA
- the apdF_7 gene encoding Aspyridones efflux protein apdF → MDMPSDLEEPKPPADWPEGGTRAWLVVAGGFCVSFSTFGYSNAYGIYQDYYSQHMLSHETQSTISWIGSVQLFFLYAGGVVGGPLFDRYGAKVMPLPALIMVVAVMMTSLCTQYYQFMLAQGILGGLSSGMLFAPAMTCVSHYFHKRRATALGITVTGSSLGGVVFPIMLSRTIKSLGFAWSVRVVGFVILAMMAVAVLTVKERLPPRRGSILLPSAFARVPYALVVAGLFLMTLGLFTPFFYLPQFAQRQGMSDNLASYMLSILNAASVFGRSLPGVVADRIGRYNTLVVEGTCSGILLLCWPAVSSNAGVIVFAVLYGFFSGGIISLMSPCFAQVTPQPNQMGTYLGMAMAMLGVAALAGTPITGALLESGGNFTHAAVFSGVVMLAGTVVSAVARWWQNSALLAKV, encoded by the exons ATGGACATGCCATCTGACCTCGAAGAGCCCAAGCCTCCTGCAGACTGGCCCGAAGGAGGCACCAGAGCGTGGTTGGTGGTCGCAGGAGGCTTTTGCGTCTCGTTTTCGACATTTGGATACTCGAATGCATACGG CATATACCAGGATTACTATTCCCAACACATGCTTTCCCACGAAACCCAGTCGACGATATCGTGGATCGGATCCGTCCAGCTCTTCTTTCTGtatgccggcggcgtcgttgGAGGACCACTGTTCGACCGCTACGGCGCCAAA GTGATGCCGCTCCCGGCGCTCATCATGGTAGTCGCCGTCATGATGACCTCGCTGTGCACCCAGTACTATCAGTTCATGCTGGCCCAGGGCATCCTGGGAGGTCTGTCTTCAGGCATGCTCTTCGCGCCAGCCATGACCTGCGTCAGCCACTACTTCCACAAACGCCGCGCGACTGCGCTCGGCATCACCGTCACCGGATCCTCCCTCGGGGGCGTCGTGTTTCCCATCATGCTCAGCCGGACCATCAAGTCGCTCGGCTTCGCGTGGTCGGTGCGCGTCGTGGGATTCGTGattctggccatgatggcagtCGCCGTCCTCACAGTCAAGGAGCGGCTGCCCCCTCGCCGCGGGAGCATCCTCCTACCGTCGGCCTTTGCGCGGGTTCCGTATGcgctcgtcgtcgcgggCCTCTTTCTCATGACGCTCGGCCTTTTCACGCCCTTCTTCTACCTGCCGCAGTTTGCGCAGCGGCAAGGCATGAGCGACAACCTGGCCTCGTACATGCTCTCCATCTTGAACGCGGCGTCTGTGTTTGGGAGGTCGTTGCCGGGCGTCGTCGCGGACAGAATCGGCCGGTACAACACCTTGGTGGTGGAGGGAACATGCAGCGGCATTTTGCTGCTGTGCTGGCCGGCCGTGTCGTCCAACGCCGGcgtcatcgtctttgccgtcttgtACGGCTTCTTTTCTGGAGGCATCATATCGTTAATGTCTCCGTGCTTTGCGCAGGTGACGCCGCAGCCCAACCAGATGGGGACGTATCTCggaatggccatggccatgctgggtgttgccgccttggccggAACGCCCATTACCGGGGCGTTGCTCGAATCAGGCGGCAACTTTACACACGCTGCTGTTTTCAGTGGTGTGGTGATGCTAGCTGGGACGGTCGTGTCGGCCGTTGCTCGCTGGTGGCAGAATTCGGCATTGCTCGCAAAGGTATAG